The proteins below are encoded in one region of Clostridium pasteurianum DSM 525 = ATCC 6013:
- a CDS encoding helix-turn-helix domain-containing protein — protein sequence MGLDYKKIGIRIKEERLKLNISQEKLAEMIDVSKEHMSHIECGTTKLSLPTLVKICNALEITPDLILLDSIYKSKEYLKDELAKVTENCSELDFKLIVETSKAIINVNKN from the coding sequence ATGGGATTAGATTATAAGAAGATTGGAATTAGGATAAAAGAAGAAAGATTAAAATTAAATATCTCTCAAGAAAAACTTGCAGAAATGATTGATGTGTCAAAAGAACATATGAGTCACATAGAATGTGGGACAACAAAATTGAGTCTTCCAACTCTTGTAAAAATATGCAATGCACTTGAGATTACACCTGATTTAATACTTTTAGATTCTATATATAAATCAAAAGAATACTTAAAAGATGAATTAGCTAAAGTAACTGAGAATTGCAGTGAATTAGATTTTAAACTTATTGTTGAAACATCCAAAGCCATAATTAATGTAAATAAAAATTAA